Proteins from a genomic interval of Clostridium sp. 'deep sea':
- a CDS encoding D-aminoacylase — translation MYDILIKNGKVIDGTGSPWFYADVAIKDKKVVKIAKYISENATTIIDAKNRFVCPGFIDSHSHSDFPLFINPKAESKIRMGVTTEVIGQCGVSAAPRSDDHRDFFGFNLKNVGLTFTSFAEYLEALEENKIAVNIIPLVGHGNIRKQVVGEDKCAPTTEQLREMQDMLAQSLKEGAHGMTTGLIYPPGCYSETDELIALGHTLNKYNAIYATHMRNEKSKLLESIEEAIAIGRAANIPIHISHYKACDEINWGLVKDGFKIIENARAEGIDVTLDQYPYIASSTSLKTLVPQWAHDGGISELRERLENPEIRAKIYKQMSQPTTGIPRCDWVMVSSCTNEHNKKYEGLNLTEISEIMDCDPVNACLDLLLDEDFNTGMVRFSMCEEDVEHVMKHPLVMIGSDACCMATKGILSTGKPHPRSYGTFARVLGRYSLQNNVLPIENAVFKMTGLPATRFNLSDRGLLKEGFYADVTIFNPENIMDTATFKDPHQFPTGIDAVIVNGQLVLDKDVQHEVFPGKVLRRK, via the coding sequence ATGTACGATATTTTAATTAAAAATGGAAAAGTTATTGATGGAACAGGTTCGCCCTGGTTTTATGCAGACGTTGCCATAAAGGATAAAAAAGTTGTTAAAATTGCCAAGTATATTAGTGAAAATGCTACTACTATTATTGATGCAAAAAATCGCTTTGTATGTCCTGGCTTTATAGATTCCCATTCACACTCAGATTTTCCTTTGTTCATTAACCCCAAGGCTGAAAGCAAAATTAGAATGGGTGTTACCACCGAGGTTATTGGGCAGTGTGGAGTATCAGCTGCTCCAAGGTCTGATGATCATAGGGATTTTTTTGGTTTTAATTTAAAAAATGTAGGATTAACTTTTACTAGTTTTGCTGAGTATTTAGAGGCTCTTGAAGAAAATAAAATTGCAGTTAATATTATACCTTTAGTAGGACATGGAAATATTAGAAAACAGGTGGTTGGTGAAGATAAATGTGCCCCAACTACAGAGCAGTTACGCGAAATGCAAGATATGTTAGCCCAATCATTAAAAGAGGGTGCGCATGGTATGACTACTGGCTTAATTTACCCCCCTGGCTGTTATAGTGAGACAGACGAGTTAATAGCACTCGGACATACTTTAAACAAATATAATGCCATTTATGCAACCCACATGCGTAATGAAAAAAGTAAGTTGCTAGAGTCTATTGAAGAGGCAATTGCTATTGGCAGAGCCGCTAATATACCAATTCATATCTCGCACTACAAAGCCTGTGATGAGATTAATTGGGGGCTGGTTAAAGATGGCTTTAAAATAATAGAGAACGCGCGTGCCGAAGGCATAGATGTAACACTTGATCAATACCCTTATATAGCCTCTAGTACTAGCTTAAAAACCCTTGTTCCACAATGGGCTCATGATGGTGGTATTAGTGAACTACGTGAGCGATTAGAAAATCCCGAAATAAGGGCAAAGATTTATAAGCAGATGTCTCAACCCACCACAGGAATACCAAGGTGTGATTGGGTAATGGTATCGAGTTGCACAAACGAGCATAATAAAAAATATGAGGGTCTTAATTTAACTGAAATTAGTGAGATTATGGACTGTGACCCAGTAAATGCATGTTTAGATTTACTATTAGATGAAGACTTTAACACAGGAATGGTACGTTTTTCAATGTGTGAAGAAGACGTAGAACATGTAATGAAACATCCCCTAGTTATGATAGGTTCAGATGCCTGCTGTATGGCAACTAAAGGTATCTTATCTACAGGAAAACCACACCCTCGTAGTTATGGTACTTTTGCTAGAGTTTTAGGAAGATATAGTTTGCAGAATAATGTTTTACCTATAGAAAATGCTGTATTTAAAATGACAGGGCTACCTGCAACTCGTTTTAACTTAAGTGACCGAGGCCTATTAAAAGAGGGTTTTTATGCAGATGTAACTATATTTAACCCAGAAAACATTATGGATACAGCTACCTTTAAAGATCCACATCAGTTTCCAACTGGAATAGATGCTGTTATTGTAAATGGTCAACTTGTATTAGACAAAGATGTTCAGCATGAAGTATTTCCTGGGAAAGTATTAAGAAGAAAGTAA
- a CDS encoding DUF4363 family protein, which produces MKSLYIGLVLIIIVYGLGIYMSHILNTYLNEAYDIVIEIENATDAEDWTTVKQKIAELTAMWPDKHTRLAYFIDHDELDKIEIAIAKIDGENILNDKYLLFPELVSLRKILEQVRGKYEFRLSNIV; this is translated from the coding sequence GTGAAATCTCTGTATATTGGTTTAGTGTTAATAATAATAGTCTACGGCTTAGGTATTTATATGTCTCATATTTTAAATACTTACTTAAATGAAGCATATGACATAGTAATTGAAATTGAAAACGCAACAGACGCTGAAGATTGGACTACTGTAAAACAGAAAATTGCTGAGTTAACTGCTATGTGGCCAGACAAACATACAAGATTAGCATACTTTATAGACCATGATGAGCTAGATAAAATTGAAATTGCCATAGCTAAAATTGATGGGGAAAATATTTTAAACGATAAATACTTGCTATTTCCTGAGCTTGTTAGTTTAAGGAAAATACTTGAACAGGTAAGGGGTAAATATGAATTTAGATTGAGCAATATTGTATAA
- a CDS encoding putative hydro-lyase: protein MFKTGKQLRESVRNGCFKLSTSGQAPGYVQANLVILEKDWAWDFLLFAQRNPKPCPVLEVGDAGSPFTTKLAKNADIRKDIPKYRIYKHGQLTNEVYDIDNIWQDNFVFFLIGCSFSFEQALINASLEIRNITENVNVPMYITNKLCKPAGKFKPSPTVVSMRPFKALDVIKAVEITSQFPHVHGSPIHLGDPSIIGIKDINKPDFGSTVTIKAGEMPVFWACGVTPQLAAITSKPPIMITHAPGYMFVSDVKESELK, encoded by the coding sequence ATGTTCAAAACAGGTAAACAATTACGAGAATCTGTACGCAATGGTTGTTTTAAACTGTCTACTTCTGGACAAGCTCCAGGATATGTACAAGCAAACTTAGTTATTTTAGAAAAAGATTGGGCTTGGGATTTTCTTTTGTTTGCTCAAAGAAATCCAAAACCCTGCCCTGTGCTTGAGGTTGGCGATGCTGGCTCACCCTTTACAACTAAATTAGCCAAGAATGCTGACATAAGAAAAGATATACCTAAATACCGTATCTATAAACACGGTCAGTTAACTAACGAAGTTTATGACATTGATAATATTTGGCAAGATAATTTTGTTTTCTTTCTAATTGGCTGTAGTTTTTCTTTTGAACAAGCTTTAATTAATGCCTCATTAGAAATAAGAAATATTACTGAAAACGTAAATGTACCTATGTATATAACTAACAAGTTATGTAAACCTGCTGGAAAATTTAAACCCAGCCCTACAGTAGTTAGTATGCGTCCATTTAAGGCGCTTGATGTTATTAAAGCAGTTGAAATAACAAGCCAGTTTCCTCATGTACATGGTAGCCCTATTCACTTAGGTGACCCTAGCATAATTGGCATTAAGGATATAAACAAACCCGATTTTGGCTCTACTGTAACTATAAAAGCTGGTGAAATGCCTGTGTTTTGGGCATGTGGAGTAACTCCCCAATTGGCTGCAATAACTAGTAAACCGCCAATCATGATTACTCATGCACCAGGGTATATGTTTGTTAGCGATGTTAAGGAATCAGAGTTAAAATAA
- a CDS encoding methyltransferase, protein MSDNVSEHYFTENPQSEHDIQTITYNIPNTNETLTLNTDSGVFSRDRVDFGSNLLIKTCVPKANSKVLDIGCGYGVIGISLAKRDNSLNILMADVNNRAVKLANENAQINKVKAQAIQSDSFTNISENFDYILINPPIRAGKKVINAILTETYTHLSNMGELYIVVRKRQGGPSMQTFCQELFGNCEKVNKSGGYWILKSVKTDN, encoded by the coding sequence ATGAGTGATAACGTGAGTGAACACTATTTTACTGAAAATCCGCAAAGTGAACATGATATTCAAACAATAACTTACAATATACCAAACACTAACGAAACACTAACTCTCAATACAGACTCAGGTGTATTTTCAAGAGATAGAGTAGATTTTGGTAGCAATCTGTTAATAAAAACCTGCGTACCAAAAGCAAATAGTAAGGTGTTAGATATTGGCTGTGGTTATGGAGTAATAGGTATTAGCCTAGCTAAAAGAGATAATAGTTTAAACATATTAATGGCAGATGTAAACAATAGGGCGGTTAAGCTCGCTAATGAAAACGCTCAAATAAACAAAGTAAAAGCGCAAGCTATTCAGTCGGATAGCTTTACAAATATAAGCGAAAATTTCGATTATATTCTTATCAATCCTCCCATAAGGGCTGGCAAAAAAGTAATTAATGCAATTTTAACTGAAACCTATACTCACTTAAGTAATATGGGCGAGCTATATATAGTAGTAAGAAAACGACAGGGAGGACCATCAATGCAAACCTTCTGTCAAGAACTTTTTGGTAACTGTGAAAAGGTTAATAAAAGTGGTGGTTATTGGATTTTGAAGTCGGTAAAGACTGACAACTAG
- a CDS encoding adenylosuccinate synthase yields MPAVVVLGTQWGDEGKGKITDFLAKNSDIIARYQGGNNAGHTIVIGNKRHALRLIPSGIFNSNKICVMGNGMVIDPRVLKEEIEYLHNEGYSTDNLKISNRAHVILPYHNVLDELQEKARGSRAIGTTKKGIGPAYTDKAIRSGIRVCDLIEPDTFAQKLEQQVIEKNLWITKVYNGTPVDYNEILTEYLELAELMRPFVVDTSALLNDSLCENQNILFEGAQGTMLDYDHGTYPFVTSSNPIGFCVGSGVGPTHIKEVIGVVKAYTSRVGEGVFPTELNDNTGDRIREIGREYGTVTGRPRRVGWFDAVVVKHSCRVAGVTGLTVNSLDVLSGLPEVKVCIGYKYNGEIINEYPASEKILLASEPVFETLAGWDEDITGVKRYNDLPDNVKKYLSFIEKKVGTEIKMFSVGPERQQTVILKKVW; encoded by the coding sequence ATGCCAGCAGTTGTAGTACTTGGAACACAATGGGGAGACGAAGGAAAAGGGAAGATAACGGATTTTTTAGCAAAAAATTCAGATATCATTGCGAGATACCAAGGAGGAAATAATGCAGGACATACTATTGTTATTGGCAATAAAAGACATGCATTAAGACTTATTCCTTCTGGCATATTTAATAGTAATAAAATATGTGTGATGGGTAACGGAATGGTGATAGACCCCCGTGTATTAAAAGAAGAAATAGAGTATCTTCATAATGAAGGATATTCAACAGATAACTTAAAAATTAGCAATAGAGCTCATGTAATATTGCCCTATCATAATGTGCTAGATGAGTTGCAAGAAAAAGCAAGAGGTAGCAGAGCAATAGGAACAACTAAAAAGGGTATTGGACCTGCTTATACCGATAAAGCAATACGTTCAGGTATAAGAGTATGTGACTTAATTGAGCCAGATACATTTGCCCAAAAATTAGAGCAACAAGTAATAGAAAAAAATCTGTGGATTACTAAAGTTTACAATGGAACCCCTGTAGATTATAATGAAATACTTACAGAATACCTAGAATTAGCAGAATTAATGAGACCGTTTGTTGTAGATACATCGGCTCTTTTAAACGATAGCTTATGTGAAAATCAAAATATTTTATTTGAGGGTGCACAAGGAACAATGCTCGACTATGATCATGGCACTTATCCTTTTGTTACATCATCTAATCCAATTGGTTTTTGTGTTGGATCAGGTGTTGGTCCTACCCATATAAAAGAGGTAATTGGTGTAGTTAAAGCCTATACATCTCGAGTAGGTGAGGGAGTATTTCCTACTGAGCTAAATGATAACACTGGAGACAGAATAAGAGAAATAGGTAGAGAATATGGTACAGTAACAGGTAGACCACGCAGAGTGGGTTGGTTTGATGCTGTTGTAGTAAAACATTCATGCAGGGTTGCAGGTGTAACTGGATTAACTGTTAACTCACTCGATGTTCTATCTGGTTTACCAGAAGTTAAAGTTTGTATTGGTTACAAATATAATGGTGAGATTATTAATGAGTACCCTGCAAGTGAAAAAATATTATTAGCAAGTGAGCCAGTATTTGAAACCTTAGCAGGTTGGGATGAAGACATTACAGGCGTAAAGAGATACAATGATTTGCCAGATAATGTTAAGAAATACTTAAGCTTTATTGAGAAAAAAGTAGGCACAGAAATAAAAATGTTTTCAGTAGGTCCAGAGAGACAACAAACTGTTATTCTTAAAAAAGTATGGTAA
- a CDS encoding YetF domain-containing protein — protein MLISGIRAVILYIAMISVMRLMGKSVIGQLEPFEFVLVILIADLISVPMGDISVPLYSGILPLFTLMFVQILFSFFAMKFQRFRAMISGEPSVIINNGRFEEDEIRRNRVSIDDIIEQIRMQGHANLSEIAYAIMEVSGNISVILRNPAPTNKPQKVLPAVLINDGYLIRKKLARLKIEEKEIDEALKAENINSYKDCLIMYRETDGTYFIQATAN, from the coding sequence GTGCTAATATCAGGAATTAGAGCAGTTATATTATACATTGCAATGATAAGCGTTATGCGTTTAATGGGTAAATCTGTAATTGGCCAACTAGAGCCTTTTGAGTTTGTTTTAGTTATCCTAATAGCTGACCTTATTTCTGTACCTATGGGCGACATATCAGTACCTTTGTATTCAGGTATTTTGCCTTTATTTACTTTAATGTTTGTTCAAATATTATTTTCATTTTTTGCTATGAAATTTCAAAGATTTAGAGCCATGATATCAGGAGAACCAAGTGTGATAATCAATAACGGAAGGTTCGAGGAAGATGAGATTAGAAGAAATAGAGTTAGCATAGATGATATTATTGAGCAAATAAGAATGCAAGGACACGCCAATTTATCAGAAATTGCCTATGCTATTATGGAGGTCTCTGGTAACATAAGTGTTATTTTACGAAACCCAGCACCTACTAATAAGCCCCAAAAGGTATTGCCTGCAGTATTAATTAATGATGGCTATTTAATAAGGAAAAAATTAGCTAGACTGAAAATTGAAGAGAAGGAAATAGATGAGGCGTTAAAGGCCGAAAATATAAATAGTTATAAAGATTGTTTAATTATGTATAGAGAGACTGACGGTACATACTTTATTCAGGCTACAGCAAATTAA
- a CDS encoding amidohydrolase, whose product MFNIKNDVNELYPKVKELRRQIHMNPEIAFKEFKTSALAEKVLVDAGIEVEKQANSTAVIGILRGGKPGKTIALRADMDALPLNEEVEWEGKSQVDGVMHACGHDMHTAILMGVASILGQHKEDVPGTVKFLFQPAEECPPGGAKPMIEAGALKNPDVDMVFGLHVTTRDEVGKVKVNYKYSSANSDRCNITIKGKGGHGAYPQGTVDAVVVASHVVVALQTIVSRNVAPLENGVISVGSIHSGTVNNIISETAKLQITCRSLTPEVRELLEDRIKSVTKGICDAMGATATVDYQYGYSSTPNDDNAADIVKAVALNVVGEENTIINSTPSMGGEDFSFFAMEVPGAFYNIGAKPDGEPYPGHNPKFFVKEEALKTGMEMMLNIVFEANK is encoded by the coding sequence ATGTTTAACATTAAAAATGATGTAAATGAATTATATCCAAAGGTAAAAGAATTACGTCGTCAAATTCACATGAATCCTGAGATAGCTTTTAAAGAGTTTAAAACCTCTGCATTAGCTGAAAAGGTTTTAGTTGATGCTGGTATAGAAGTAGAAAAGCAGGCTAATTCAACAGCAGTAATAGGTATATTACGAGGCGGAAAACCAGGTAAAACAATTGCTTTACGAGCAGACATGGACGCCCTACCCCTTAACGAAGAGGTTGAATGGGAAGGCAAATCCCAGGTTGATGGAGTTATGCATGCTTGTGGACACGATATGCATACTGCAATTTTAATGGGTGTTGCCAGTATCTTAGGTCAACATAAAGAAGACGTTCCTGGTACTGTTAAGTTTCTTTTTCAGCCTGCCGAGGAATGCCCTCCAGGTGGAGCTAAACCTATGATTGAAGCTGGTGCTCTAAAAAATCCAGATGTAGATATGGTGTTTGGTTTACATGTAACAACCCGTGATGAAGTTGGAAAAGTAAAAGTTAACTATAAATATAGCTCAGCTAATTCTGATAGATGCAATATTACCATTAAAGGTAAGGGTGGACACGGCGCTTATCCACAAGGTACAGTAGATGCAGTAGTAGTGGCCTCACACGTTGTAGTTGCTCTGCAAACTATTGTAAGTAGAAACGTTGCTCCACTAGAAAATGGTGTTATTTCAGTTGGTAGTATTCATTCTGGAACTGTTAACAATATTATTTCAGAAACTGCTAAATTGCAAATAACTTGTCGTAGCCTTACCCCTGAAGTACGCGAGTTATTAGAAGATCGTATTAAATCAGTGACTAAAGGTATTTGTGATGCTATGGGTGCAACTGCAACCGTAGATTATCAATATGGCTACTCTTCTACACCTAATGACGATAATGCTGCTGATATTGTTAAAGCAGTTGCTTTAAATGTTGTTGGTGAAGAAAACACTATTATTAATAGTACACCGTCTATGGGCGGAGAAGATTTCTCTTTCTTTGCTATGGAAGTACCTGGCGCTTTTTATAATATTGGAGCTAAGCCAGATGGTGAGCCATACCCAGGTCATAATCCTAAATTCTTTGTAAAAGAAGAAGCCTTAAAAACAGGTATGGAAATGATGTTAAATATCGTTTTTGAAGCTAATAAATAA
- a CDS encoding DUF4392 domain-containing protein — MKELAQKLENIIFQDPGNRKLRNWAHKGDLYNTVKSLYNAKHILLTTGFYILGSNTIETDGPPGAIILAKALENIGKKVTVVVDNHSKDIMIQGAKSLNFNITLKCLEPQTTPSLSCLVNKETTHFISIERPGQSVNGNYYNHRGLSISEYHAILDPAFKNATSEGIVTIGIGDGGNEMGMGSMARAISRYVKAGNLIGSTTSANLCICAGVSNWAAYAIVALLSSFANTILLPTKSELVLLLNAIAEAGAVDGISGKQEPTVDGLEQKWETGILQSLTDTATAYMEVASAK; from the coding sequence ATGAAAGAACTAGCCCAAAAGCTTGAAAATATTATTTTTCAAGATCCAGGTAATAGAAAACTCCGTAACTGGGCTCATAAAGGAGATTTATATAATACAGTAAAGTCCTTATATAATGCTAAACATATTTTATTAACAACTGGGTTTTATATACTAGGATCAAATACTATAGAAACAGATGGACCTCCTGGAGCAATTATCTTAGCAAAAGCTCTAGAGAACATAGGAAAAAAGGTAACTGTAGTAGTAGATAATCACTCTAAAGATATCATGATACAAGGCGCTAAAAGCTTAAATTTTAATATTACCCTAAAGTGTTTAGAACCACAGACAACGCCTAGTTTAAGCTGCTTAGTAAATAAAGAAACTACTCACTTTATTTCAATTGAAAGACCTGGCCAGTCTGTTAATGGAAACTATTATAATCACAGAGGTTTATCTATTAGCGAATATCATGCAATTTTAGATCCAGCTTTTAAAAATGCGACAAGTGAAGGAATTGTAACTATTGGAATTGGTGATGGTGGTAACGAAATGGGCATGGGAAGTATGGCACGAGCAATTTCTCGTTACGTAAAGGCAGGCAACCTTATTGGCTCTACTACCTCAGCAAATTTATGCATATGTGCTGGTGTTAGCAACTGGGCTGCTTATGCTATAGTTGCTTTATTATCGTCATTTGCCAATACAATTTTGTTACCCACTAAAAGTGAGTTAGTTTTACTGCTTAATGCAATTGCTGAAGCTGGAGCTGTTGATGGAATAAGTGGCAAACAGGAACCTACTGTTGATGGTTTAGAGCAAAAGTGGGAGACTGGGATTTTGCAATCACTTACTGATACAGCAACTGCATATATGGAAGTTGCTTCTGCAAAGTAA
- a CDS encoding RHS repeat-associated core domain-containing protein, translated as MVGLYVNTVQRAEYSYNPFGIIKEEKYYDSNGNEVNKSLINTPYRYNSYRYDEETGNYYLNARYYNPSIGRFISEDSCRGKTEFVMSLNLYTYCINNPVKYIDPSGNVPILPLLFYLYCEAVLTSPDVHMDMQLIADDIARGSYGEAALDSLGFVIPGVTGLGRVAKSKIVPKALSKADDAIKFFTKGPGDEAVETAGKVAGDVVEVTNKFNWSSIKATQEVIEGTNVPRSFVIKDLMVNGKEVWVGGNATKHMGEFINSANKAGGGLLSENQIMESFMNAAKLASEQMLKHGDNRLFVGGWEIGINGETGVIYHALMK; from the coding sequence GTGGTTGGACTATATGTAAATACTGTACAAAGAGCCGAGTACAGCTATAATCCATTTGGTATAATAAAAGAAGAAAAATACTATGACAGTAATGGAAATGAAGTAAATAAATCACTAATAAACACACCCTATAGGTACAACAGTTATAGATATGATGAAGAAACAGGAAACTATTACTTAAACGCTAGGTACTATAACCCATCAATTGGAAGATTTATTAGTGAAGATAGCTGTAGAGGAAAAACTGAATTTGTAATGAGCTTAAATCTCTATACTTATTGCATTAATAACCCAGTTAAGTATATTGATCCATCAGGTAATGTTCCAATTTTGCCACTATTATTTTATCTATACTGTGAAGCTGTACTAACATCTCCAGATGTCCATATGGATATGCAACTAATAGCTGATGATATAGCTAGAGGTAGTTATGGTGAAGCTGCTTTGGATAGTCTGGGCTTTGTGATACCAGGAGTAACTGGCTTAGGTAGAGTAGCAAAAAGTAAAATTGTCCCTAAAGCTCTATCTAAGGCAGATGATGCAATAAAGTTTTTTACTAAGGGCCCTGGCGATGAAGCAGTTGAGACAGCTGGTAAGGTAGCTGGTGATGTTGTTGAGGTGACAAATAAATTTAATTGGAGTTCTATTAAAGCTACACAAGAAGTGATAGAAGGAACCAATGTGCCAAGGTCATTTGTGATAAAAGACTTAATGGTTAATGGAAAAGAAGTATGGGTTGGAGGTAATGCTACCAAGCATATGGGGGAGTTTATAAACTCAGCCAATAAAGCTGGTGGTGGGCTACTATCGGAAAATCAAATAATGGAAAGCTTCATGAATGCCGCAAAATTAGCATCTGAGCAAATGTTAAAGCATGGTGATAATAGGCTGTTTGTAGGTGGATGGGAAATTGGTATTAATGGAGAAACAGGTGTGATTTATCATGCATTAATGAAATAA
- a CDS encoding amidohydrolase — translation MKNKIEAIVKRIENRVVEWRRDIHKHAESAWTEFRTTTIIAKHLTDLGYEVHLGKEILKAEDRMGLPSEKELEMHYERAKQQGAIEQFLPQTKGGFTGVVGILRCGEGPTVGMRFDIDAVDMKETDAENHRPVIEGFASVNDKAMHSCGHDGHASIGMGVAVVLAELKDSLKGTVKLVFQPAEEGVRGAKAMVNAGVVDDVDYMLASHLGSGTPTGNLACGRGNFLATDKFDVFFKGAPAHAGGAPQKGDNALLAAATAVVNLYAIPRNSGGATRINIGRFNAGSGRNVIAPSAHLAVETRGQTTELSQYMYNYAIRVLENAAAMHGCTIEVKAMGGAQSGQSDEKLANRVMKVAQRTDLFSNISALPGKGGGSEDFTYMMSRVQQNGGMATFMGIGADLGGWAHHTADFDFDESALPKAISIFSLMAFDILK, via the coding sequence ATGAAAAATAAGATTGAGGCAATTGTTAAAAGAATTGAAAACAGGGTAGTTGAATGGCGCAGAGATATTCATAAACATGCAGAATCTGCATGGACCGAGTTTAGAACAACAACAATTATAGCAAAACATTTAACAGATTTAGGTTATGAAGTTCATTTAGGTAAAGAAATACTTAAGGCAGAAGATAGAATGGGTCTACCTTCTGAAAAAGAACTTGAAATGCATTACGAAAGAGCAAAACAACAGGGTGCAATCGAGCAGTTTTTACCTCAAACAAAGGGTGGTTTTACTGGTGTTGTAGGAATTTTACGTTGTGGTGAAGGCCCTACCGTAGGTATGCGTTTTGATATTGACGCTGTAGACATGAAAGAAACAGATGCAGAAAACCATCGGCCAGTTATTGAGGGTTTTGCTTCAGTAAATGATAAAGCTATGCACTCTTGTGGTCACGACGGACATGCTTCAATTGGTATGGGTGTTGCGGTAGTCTTAGCTGAGTTAAAAGACTCTTTAAAAGGTACAGTAAAACTAGTGTTTCAACCAGCAGAAGAGGGTGTTAGAGGTGCTAAAGCTATGGTGAATGCTGGAGTAGTTGATGATGTTGATTACATGTTAGCTAGCCATTTAGGAAGCGGTACACCTACTGGTAATTTAGCCTGTGGTAGAGGAAACTTTTTAGCCACAGATAAATTCGATGTATTCTTTAAGGGTGCACCTGCTCATGCTGGTGGAGCTCCCCAAAAAGGTGATAATGCTTTATTAGCAGCAGCTACAGCTGTAGTTAACCTTTATGCAATTCCACGTAATAGCGGTGGAGCTACTCGCATTAATATTGGTAGATTTAACGCTGGTTCTGGTAGAAATGTTATAGCCCCATCGGCTCACTTGGCAGTTGAAACCCGTGGCCAAACAACCGAGTTAAGTCAATATATGTATAACTATGCTATAAGAGTTTTAGAGAACGCTGCAGCTATGCATGGCTGTACTATAGAAGTTAAAGCCATGGGTGGTGCACAAAGTGGACAAAGTGATGAAAAATTAGCAAATAGAGTAATGAAAGTTGCTCAAAGAACTGATTTATTTTCTAATATTTCAGCCTTACCAGGAAAAGGTGGCGGAAGCGAAGACTTTACCTATATGATGTCACGTGTACAACAAAATGGTGGCATGGCAACATTTATGGGTATAGGTGCTGATTTAGGTGGCTGGGCACACCATACAGCAGATTTTGATTTTGATGAGTCAGCTTTACCAAAAGCAATAAGTATTTTTTCATTAATGGCATTTGATATATTGAAATAA